The sequence GGGCTTCGCCGTGGGGGTGCGGAGGAGGAGGGATGTGGAGGGCTCTCTCCCTGcaaacaggagaggaaaaatggggAGCAGGTGTGGGGTGCTGAGCACGCAGACCAGGGCCACGCAGAACCTGGGGAGAGGGTTCCTGCTTGGAGCCCCATCCTCTCTCTGCACCACCTCGTCGTGTCCTTGGGCAGCTTCTCACCCCACTGCTGTGGGAGGAAAGGGCATGGCTGCGGAGATCATCAGAAACCCTAGTGAAATAACTCTCTCGGTTATGTGTTTGCAGTTGTTGGCTTCTCTGGGGCTTGTGTGGCAAGAATGGGGCAGGAACGGCAGGAGCAAAAGGTCAGTGACTGCTGCTGATGAGAAGAAAATCCCAGAGCGGAGctctgctggtggcagctgggCAAACTGCTGCATCCTCCATTTCCAAGCAGTGagccagagaagcagcagcttctgccaTGCCGTGCtagagctgctggctctggaaAGCCGCAGCGGCTCTGGTGCTCCAATGGAGATCCTTTCTCTTTCAGGTGCTGCCGGAGCAGTGTTTGCCTGAAGTAGTGGCCACAAGGTAAGAGGCCTCTCCTCACCTGCACCTCATATGGTAGGGCTGTGGCAGCCAGCCTCGTGGCAACACCCACTCGCACCCAGGGCTTGggcccctccctccctctcttttgCTAACAGTGGCGGTGAAGGGAAGGAAGCACTGGAAAGCTGGCAAAAGAAGAGAGGGCTTGAGCACCTGTGTCCGCTCATCCCTGAGCTTGGAGGCTCTTGGTGGCTCCCTGACAAGGTCTGCTTTGCCCATATCTGCAGGAACAGgcttgctgggctgcaggatCAGAATGCGAAGATGCTCCAGGAGTACCGTGAGGTGGTGGCTCTGCTGACTGACAAGATCAGCACCCTGAAAAAGGTGATCCTACACTTTGGGGAAGAGGGTTTGGATGAGCAGAGCCCTTGACAAAGCCTTTCCTGGGTTTGCTGGTGGGGTTTTCCAGCTTACCCTGGCCACCCATCTCTTGCCACGGGCCAGTTGTTTGCCCTAAAGCCCCTTCTCCTGGCCAGGCTGGACCAGGCAATGTCAGCCAGGTCAGGGAGGACTGCCAGAGAACGCACTGTGGGGcctggacacacacacacactatgGCTGTGGACACCAGTGTTCTTGCCAAGTTCTCTCTGGTCAGAAGACTTTGAGCCTTGCAGCACATGGGACAAATCTTGTTTGGGTTTTCTGACATGGACGTCTTCCTTTGCGTGGTGCTGACGTGGTTGTTTCCTTTGTTCCCTTCTGTCTTTCCCAGGAACTTCAGGACACGAGAGACACAGTGTCtattaactgttttaaaaagtcCCAACAGATGCTTGACTGGGCTCTGAAAAGCACAGGTATGGACACAGGCAGGCAGGTCTCATGTCGCTAGGCTCCTGCTTGGCCCTCCCAAAAGGAAGCTACAGGCACTGCAGGCTCGGACCTCTGATATGGAGGGGATGAGACAAAATCACGGGGCCCAACAGCCTGACTGTGGCCACGCAGCTCCCTTGGCTCAGCCCTATAATGCCCTGgggctccttgctgctgctcctgccatgCCCCAGCTGGCCCGTCACTCTCTCCTCTGCATGAAGCTGTCGTGGGGACCGAAAATCAGTGGCCGGGTCGTCCTTTGCCATTGCCAATCGGTGGCACCTGGGCTGGAGTCTGCTGGCCTACATGTGGGGGCTTGCTGTCTGCCTGCGCCCACAGCCCTTGGCTTTAGGCAGCTCTGAGAGAGATGCCGTCACAGGACACAAGCATCCCCTCCTTTCCTGGGGCACCTCCCAGGTAACAGTGCTGTCAGGCAGCCTTAGAAATAGCTTACAGCCAGCAGTCTTGTGTGACTGGGCCTCCAGCAGTCAGCTGCTCTCTTCTCCCTTCAGGGGCCACCATCGACCTGGAAAGATCTTCAGAGACATACACATGGGACGGCATGCGGTTGTGCCGGCTGTTCTGGCTGCCTTGTACCCCAAACACTCCAGACACTATTCTGCAGGTATGGTAGTAGAAACCAACAGTGCCGGTTTGCTCCCCCTTGTAAAGCTGGGGGCAAGCTGTGGGGCACCTCCCCtcaggagagagaggagagagaccCCCACAGgcacaggcactgcctgcgTGGTGGCGTGGGCCCCATCACAGCCCAGCCATTCACTGCTGTTGCTCTCTGCTTTCAGCCGGATGTTTCCCTGGGCAACTGCTGGGCTTTCCAAGGGTCTCGGGGCCAGGTGGTCATTAGGTTGCCTGCAAAAATCCGAGCAGCCATGGTCACCATCATCCACACCTCAGAGATGGACTCAGAGCTTGGGAAATTCAGCAGTGCCCCCCGAGATTTCACCATCTCTGTAAGTCTCTGCTGGGCACTAGGGGCTGGGATGCACTCGGGGGAAGCTGTTACGGGGATGAGCCTGACCTGCTGCCCTGTGCTTTACCCCCACAGGGAgtggatgaggaaaaagaaactgaaactcTGCTCGGGACGTTCACCTATGCCGTGCAGAAGGAGCCTATGCAGACCTTCCCTCTGCAGGTACAGTCAGAGGGGGTGGACAGGAGGCCACTCCAGAAACGCTGTGTTGGCAGCAAGTCAGTGGCAGGAGTGTGGAGGGTCCCTCCCAGGGCAGGGGCCCCAGCCCATGCAAGAGAGAcagggtgggcagggagggTGGGCATTGGGCGGCAGGGCAGCAGAAACTGAGCGAGGGCCGGGCTGTGTCTGTTGCTGTGTGTGCCCGGAGAGCCCAGGCTGCACATGCTGGGCAGGTGCTGGTAGCAAAGAGGGCAGCCAGCACCTTGCCCTGGCCTCAGGACTTTCTCCAGGGTCCTTGCCCATTTCCCCCAGGATCAGAGAGCTTCAGGCTTCCACCACTGCCCGCCGCACTCTCAGAGGCTGGCTGTTGGCTCTGCCTGGGCACAGCGAGCCTTGGCGGcctgggtgggagaggagaagcagcaagaaGCTGCCTCCTTGGCCGGAGCAGGAGCTGGTCCTGGAGCAAGGGCCTGGCTGGCCGAAGAAGGGGTTTGGAGGCAGCTCTGGCTCCTTCCACCTCAAGGGTGACAcatctttttgtcctttttctttgcagGAGATCCCCAGAGCCTTTCAGTTTATCAAAATTGTCATACATAGCAACTGGGGAAATCCAGAATACACCTGCATTTACTGGGTGCAGGTGCATGGGAGAGGAACGGCTACCAGTCATTGGCCAGAAGACATGTCTTCTGccaataagaataaaaaataataacaaaaaacgAGACGAGGGATGTGGTTTGTCAGTCTGGTGCAAAGTGATGTTTTTACACTGGCCCTCTCCAAGCTGCCAG is a genomic window of Anser cygnoides isolate HZ-2024a breed goose chromosome Z, Taihu_goose_T2T_genome, whole genome shotgun sequence containing:
- the LOC106043818 gene encoding sperm-associated antigen 4 protein-like codes for the protein METRSQGRLRALQQRTPEEHSGEEAGPSQLPRNGQSNTLQKKRLFTILLTVVAAFIVGFSGACVARMGQERQEQKVLPEQCLPEVVATRNRLAGLQDQNAKMLQEYREVVALLTDKISTLKKELQDTRDTVSINCFKKSQQMLDWALKSTGATIDLERSSETYTWDGMRLCRLFWLPCTPNTPDTILQPDVSLGNCWAFQGSRGQVVIRLPAKIRAAMVTIIHTSEMDSELGKFSSAPRDFTISGVDEEKETETLLGTFTYAVQKEPMQTFPLQEIPRAFQFIKIVIHSNWGNPEYTCIYWVQVHGRGTATSHWPEDMSSANKNKK